GTGCCTCGCCCCGCTCCGAGACACCGCTGGACGAGGACTGGCTCGCCGATCAACTCGTCGCGGCGGCCGTCGCGGAGGGCCTGGAGACCTTCGCGGTCTCGGGCTTCTCCCTCGGCGGTCCGATCGCCGTCCGCGCGGCCGCCCGCCATCCCGAGCGCGTCACCGCGTTGATCCTCACCGCGACCTTCGCGCACGCCGACACCCGCCTGGCACTCTCCGCCCGTCTCTGGCGCGACCTCCACGCCGCCGGCGACATCTACCGCCTGGCCCAGTTCCTCACCCTCGTCGGATTCAGCACCCAGGCGCTCGCCGCGATCCCGGAGGCCCAGCTCGGGCAAGCGCTGAAGGACTTCGCCGCCGCAATACCCGCCGGCACCCCGGAGCACACCGAACTCGTCGAGCGCATCGACGTCCGGGCCGACCTCGCCGGCATCACGGTCCCGACACTCGTCATCGTCACCGCGAACGACGCCCTGGTCGATCCCTCGCTCCAGCGCGAGCTGGCCGCAGCCATCCCCACGGCCAAGACCGTCGACATCCCCACCGGTCACCTCCCGATGGCCGAGCGTCCCGAGCATTGGCAGCAGCTCATCACCGACTTCCTCGGCTCCATCGAGCCCATCGAGCCCGCCACCAAGGAGAACTGAGCAGCATGCGCGCGATCACTCAGCACGCCTTCGGCAACCCCGATGTCCTCGAAGTCGCCGAGGTCCCCAAGCCGGTCCCGATCCCGTCCGAGGTGCTGGTCCGGGTCCACGCCGCCTCGATCAACCCCGTCGACACCTATGTCCGCTCCGGCGCCTTCCCGCTGCTCGGAGAGCCGCCGTTCATCCTCGGCTGGGACATCTCAGGCGTCGTGGAGGAAGTCGTGCCCGGCGTGACCCGCTTCGGCGTCGGCGACGAGGTGTTCGGCATGCCGTTCTTCCCCAGGGCAGGGAGCGCCTTCGCCGACTACGTCGCCGTCCCGTCGCGGCAACTCGCCATGAAGCCTGTGAATCTCACGCACATTGAGGCGGCGTCCGTCCCGCTCGCGGGCCTGACCGCCTGGCAGGCCCTCGTCGACACCGCAGGCGTCACCGAAGGCGACCGGGTACTGATCCACGGGGGCGCCGGCGGCGTCGGCCACTTCGCCATCCAGATCGCCAAGGCCAGGTGCGCCCACGTCACGACCACCGCCAGCTCCGCCAAGCACGAGTTCGTCAAGGATCTCGGCGCGGACGAGGTGATCGACTACCGCACGGCCGACTTCGCAAGGCGACTCCGCGAGACCGGCGTCGACGTCGTTCTGGACGCGGTCGGCGGCTACGGTGACGCCTCGATCGCCGCCCTCAGGCCCGGCGGCCGGTTCATCACCATCGTCGAGCGCACCGACCGCGACCTCGCGCGCCGCATCGAGGCGGCCGGACGCCGCTTCGCGGGAGTCACCGTCGAGCCCGACCACACCGGCCTGGAGCGGCTCGCCGCACTCGCCACCAACGGTGCGTTGCGGCCGCACATCCAACAGACGTTCCCGCTGGCGGAGTCCGCCGAGGCGCACCGACTGGTCGAGTCGGGCCGCACAGTCGGCAAGATCGTGCTGACGGTGTAGCGAGCGCATCGCACCCGTGGCCGAGCAGCCGGGCAGGACCGGGTTCGTACCACCGACTGCCGACTGCCGACTCCGCCGAGCTCGCGTCGGCCGGCCTCAGGGGTGGGGCGTGCCGGGCCAGCTGCCCTGGGCGTTGAGGTTGAGGATGAGCGCGGCAATGTTCCAGGCGTCGTCCTCACCGCTGTGGTGGCGTCCTTCCAGTGGCAGTTCGGCGATCCGCAGCGCCTGGGCCATCCCAGGTCGCTTGCGCAGTTGGTGGGCCCGAGCGAAGACCGCCTTGGCGTTGGTGTGCTGGTGGCCGAAGGGGTACGGGGTACCGGTCGCCTGGCACTGCCGGGTGAACTGGTGCCGGTCGTAGTCACCCCAACTGGCCCACGGGCGCGTCCCGGCGCGGTGTTCGGCTGCCAGGAGCCGGCACGCGCCGTCGAAGTCCAGGCCGGTGTCCACCTCGGCCTGGGTCAGTCCGGTCAGCTCGGTGCAGAAGGCACTGACGGCGGATCGGGCCGGTCGCACCAGAATGCGGTGCTTCCCGATCCGCTCGCCCGTTCCGAGATCGACGACGGTCAGGCCGATCTCGATGATCTCGTTGACCGCCCCGACGGGTGGCTCGCCGTCCCAGCACGTCGCCTCGACGTCGACGACGTTCAGCAACTCTTCGCTTCTCTCCATGGCGCCGAGCGTAGAGAGCCGGTCGCCAGCACGTCGCCTCGTTTTCCATGGGCCGACCGCGTCCGACGGAGGCCGCGTGCCGCCGACTGTCAGGTGTTCGCGGGCCGTGCTTTGCGTGCTCACGGGCCCTTTCCGGGTGCGGCGGTCACAGGCCGTGCTGGTCGAGGATCTTCATCAGGTTGCGCTTGCGCTTCTGTTCGGCGCGAAGGCCGGCCAAGTAGGTCTCGAACTCCGCTGTGGTTCCGAGGTGTTGGTGACAGTTGCGGGCGCGCAGGAGGAGCCGGGCGATTTCCTGGTACGTAGCGTCCCCGGTGACGGTCTTGAGGGGCTCGATGGCACGCAGGTACACCTCCAGCGCCTCGGCGGGGCGGTCGTCGGCGAGGTGGTCGGCCCGGGTGAGCTGCTGCCGTGCGGTGGCCACGCCGGGAGCGGCGGTCCAGGCGGCGGCGATGTCGCCGTCGTCGATCAGGGCGTCGATCCACACCGTTGGGCCGTGCCAGGTCCGTGCAGCGTCCTTCACGGCGTCGGCGCGCAGCAGTTCCAGCGCCGGTCCGCGCTCGGCCTGCCAGCACTCGGCGGCACGCGCGGCTGCGCGCAGCTGCTGGTAGGCGGTCAGGGTACGGTCGGCGCGAAGACGGTCACGGCGTACCGCGACGGCGTCGGCTCGAACGAGCGTGGTCCGGCTGCCGCCCGCAGATCCGCCTGCGTGAAGCCGATGACGACTGCCATACCAGCGTGACCGTCCCCTTCATATGCGCGTCGGGCCGCGTACCCGCCCGACCCCGGCTTCGAGTATCCCGAACTCCGGGCCGGCGGTGCGCGGGCGTACGTAGTAGCCATACCCGCTCCCGTGCCGGGGAGATCGTGCGCTAGGCACGCTCGGTGAGCAAGGTGGCCAGGCGGTCGACGAATTCGGTGAGCCGGTCCAGCCGCGGTCCGCTGCGGGCAATGCGGAACCCGTGGCGGCGGGCCCCGAACGCGGCCTGGACAGCGTGGAACTGGGCCCAACGGCGGGCACATTCGCGATCGAGCTCCGCAGCCTCGACGAAGACATCCAGCGTGCGGCGGACAGCCGTACGCAGGTCGTCTGCTTCGAGAAGCCGCAGCGCGCGCGACTTGAGCAGCGTGCCGCCGTCGTAGGCGGGATCTCCGGCGTAGCCCTTGGGGTCGACGGCCAACCAGGGCTCACGGTCGGCGCGCAGGATGTTTCGGGCATGGAGGTCGCCGTGGACCAGGGTGTCCGACTCGATGTGCCCCAGCTCGCGTACGGTCGCCACGGCGGCGTCCACGGCGTAACGCGACAGTGGGTGTGTCAGCTCTGCGGCGTCCTTGCGCAGCTGCTCCTCCCAGGCAGCGGCCCGCTCGTGCAGCCGGGGCAGATTGGGCGGCGCGTGGACGGCCAGCCGACGATTGATCCGCCCCGCGACTGTCGCCACCTCGTCCTCGTCATCGACCTCTGCCAGGGTCGATGCCTGGACCCGCTCCAGCAGCATCGCGAAACGCTCGTCGTCGCGTTCGAGCAGCAGGACCGCGCCGCGCCCACCCCACGCCGCGAACGCGTCCGGCTCATGGGCGTTGCCGGGGTGCGGAAAGGACACCTTCAGCACAGCGGTCCCACCCGCCCGCCGTCGCACCGGGACGATCAGTCCGACACCCCCGTGCATGACCTCGCCGTCCGGCACGCACTCCCAGCGCCCCAGCAGCCCCTCCACGATCACCGGCAGCTCGGCCAACCACGCCGCTCCGCCCTCCCCCTCGCGTTCGACCGTGCTCCGCGAGAACGCCTCCGGTGTCCTGGTCATCCACTCGCCCTCCGCCCCGGGCCGGTGAGGTCGGCCAGCAGTAGCGGGAGCAGGCGCTCCTCCATCACGGCGCTGTCCTGGGCGGCCAACTCCTCGGCCAGGAAGGGGTCCCAGGGGCTGGCGGCCGGGGCGCCGACCAGCGGCGCGCCCGCGCCCTCGGCGAGGGCGGAGCGGTAGTCCGCGGCGGACATCCGCCAGTGGGTCGACCGGGGGGCGTCGAGCAGGGAACCCGCGATGCGGAGCCCGGCCCAGTCGAAGTCGGCGCGGACGTGCAGCCGGGCGCCGGCGCGGACGGCCGCGTCCAGCAGCCGGCGGCAGGCGGCCGAGGGCACGCCCTCGGTGCACACCAGTGCCGCGCAGTCCTCCTCCAGCTCGGCGGCCGCAGCGCGCAGCACGGCCGGGTTCTCGCAGACGTAGAGGTCCCTGGCGGTGGGGGTGAGCGGATCGAAGGTCAGCTGTTGCAGGGTCAGCCGGAAGGGGATGCCGAAGCCGGCCGCGTCGTCCAGCCAGCCGGCCACGACATGGTCCTCCCGCGCCCTGACGTTCAGCACCAGCACCTGGCTGGCCAGGTCGTCGGCGACGGCCCCGAAGCGCTCCCACAGCAGCCGCTGCCCGACCCGGTCGCGGGGCGGTTCGGTCTCCGCGCGCAGGGCCAGGGCGCGGAGCACCAGGGCAGCCAGCGGGCTCCCGGGGATCAGCGCCTTGGTGTCGCCGGTGGCACGCTCGGCCAGCACCGGGAGCGGCAGCAGTTCCCTGGAGGGCAGCCGCCCCTCGGACGGCAGCAGTTCGCTGGAGGGCAGCCGCTCCAGGACCGCGACGGCCCAGCCCAGCAGTTGACCGTCGCCCCGGCGCAGCAACCTGGTCAGCGTCCCGTCGGTGTCGACGGATTCGGCCCAGGCGGCGTACCAGGGTTCGGCGGCGTGGCGGCTGCGGGCCAGTGCGGCACGGAGCTCGTCGCGTTGGCCGGACTCGGTGCGGCGTTCGGCGGGGCGGTCGCGCAGCGGCCCGTCCAGCAGCGCCAGCACTGCGACCAGCCCCCGGCCGTAGGCGGTGTGGAGGGCGGCGTCGAGGTCGGCGAGGCCGACGGTGAGCCGCTTCGCGGTCTCCGGGCGGTAGCGGCCGGTGACGCCGATGACGGCGCGGCGCTCGGCCTCGTCCGGGGCGGTCAGGCCGATGGTGCCGTCCAGGGACCAGCCGTCGCGCTCCAGCCTGCGCCGGGCGGCGGCCAGAAGCCGCCGCCACTCCGGGCCGCGCAGTTCGTCGAGCGAGCGGGAGCCGGCGCTCATCCGGCTGCCTCGACCCGCCTGGTGCCGGGCGACCCGAGGGCCAGGGCAAGTTCCCCGGCGTCGTCGGCGAGCAGCCGGGAGCCGTCCCAGACCAGCAGCAGGGCACTGACCGTGTGCTCGGCCGGCGAGTGCGCCAGGTCGTAGTGGGCGGCGGCGGTGACCGAGCGGTGGGCGGCCCAGAGGTCGTAGCCGGTCATGAACAGATCGAGGTCGAACTGGGCGGCCAGGCTGAGGAGTTCGCCGCGTCCGGTGTCGTCGACCCCGGCGAAGGCCTCGTCCAGGGCGAGCAACCGGGGCGCGTGCGGCAGGGCGGAGTTGAGCATCGCTTGGGCGGCCGCGAACAGCGGCAGGTGCAGCGAGACGGACTGCTCACCGCCCGAGAGTCGGCTGTGCCGGGCCCGGGTCAGGGTCTCCTCGCTGCCGTCCGGGCGGACCAGCTGGAAGACGAACTGCCGCCAGTCGCGGTAGTCCAGGACCTCGGCCAGCAGCTCCCGGTAGGGGCGGTCGCGCCAGCGGGCCCTGGCGTTCTTGATCTGGGTGGCGAACAGGGCGCGCATCCGGCCCAGGGCGTCCGGGCCGAGCCGGTTGGCGTCGGCGTCGAGCAGGGCGCAGACCGCGCGCTGCTCCTCGTCCAGCTTGTCGGCGAGGTGCCAGGCGACGCCGACAGTGGTCCCCGAGGACATCCGGCGGGCCCGCATCTCCTTGTTCATCCGGCCGATCAGGTCGCGGGCGTCCACTGTGCGGTCGTGGATCTGCTGGGCCAGTCTGGTCAGCAGCGCGTCCTCCAGGATCCGCTGCTCCGAGTCGCTGAGCAGTTGCTGCTGGTCGCGGCGCGCGGCGGAGATACGCGCCGCGAACGCGCCGACCGGCAGCGGGCCCTGCTCGTCGGCGATCCGGACCACGATGACGCCGTCCGCGCCGTCCCACTCGGGACGGTAGTCCTGGCCGGCGGCGCCGAGCTGGGACTGGAGCTCGTCCAGGGCCTTGGTGAGCCGGGTGGTGGACTGCTTGAGCGAGTTCTCGGTCGGGGTGAGCTCGCGGGTGGCGGCGAGGATCGCGTCATGGACGGAACGGACCGCCGCCGGCAGCTCCTCCTCGGCCCAGTCGGCCTCCTGGGCCGGCCAGTTCAGGCCGGGCGGGCACTTCAGCACGTCCAGCAGCTCGCGCTGGGCGTAGGGGGCGAGCTCGCGCGCGGTGGCGCGCTCCTCCGCTACGGCCACGGTGCGGGACTCGCGGGCGGCGGTGAGCCGTTCGGCGGCGGCGGACGCGGCGGTGAGGGCGGTGCGCTCGGCCGCGCGGGCGGCGGCCACCTCGGCCTCGGCCCCGGACCGGGCCGCTTCCGCCTCCTCGACCCTGGCCAGCACCTCGGTGGCGTCGGCGCCCACCGCCTCACGCAGGGCGTCGAGCTTGGCGCTCTCCTCGGCGCTCCGGCGGCGGGCGGCGCGTTCTGCCCCGGCCGCCGACTCCTGGTCCTCGGCGGCGAGTTCCATCCGGGTGTCGGCGGCGGCGACGGCGTCCTGCTGGCGGTCCTCCTCCCGGCGCTGCCCGGCCAGGGCTGCGGCGGCGGACCGGAAGCGGTGCACGGCGGCCTCGACCGCGTCCGTCCGCTCCGGGTCGATCCGGTGCTCGGCGGCGGCCCGGCGCACGGCCCGGTCGGTGACCCCGGTGGCGGCCACGGCCTCGTCGTAGGAGGACTGGGCGGCGTCGGCGGCCTCACGGGTGGCCCGCAGCCTGGCGTCGGCCCGGCCGAGGGCGGCCAGGGCGGCCAGCACCGGGGCGGGACGGGGCAGCGCGGCCCGGGCGGTGGCGAACCCGGCGAGGGCGTCGGCGCAGTCGGCCGCCTCGGTGTCGAGCCCGCTCAGCCGGTCCGCCAGCGTGGCGATCCGGGCGTCGCAGTCGGCCAGGCGCGCGGCCCGGCGGCGGGCGCGGGCGGTCGCGCCGATGTACTCGGCGTGCGGCTTGCGGTGCGCGCCCTGCTGCGCGCCCTGGGCGTAGCGGCCGTCGGCGGTGACCACGGCCGGACGCGAGGCCTCGGCGAGCTGCCCGCCGTCGGTGGCCAGCGAGCGCAGGATCGCAGTGACCCTGGCGGCCGGCACACCGGTGTCCTCCTCGGTGTCCTCCTCGGGCAGCAGCAGCTCGGCCAGGCTGGGACCGTCGACGGCCGGTCCCGGGCGGAGGCAGGCATCGCTGGCGCCGGCCGCAGGCGGCCGGTCCTGCGGGTCGACCCAGGCGTCCAGCAGCCCGGCCGCCTCCAACGCCGCCTCCACACCGGCCGCCTGATCATCCGTCACCTCCGGTGCGAAGCTGACCAGTTGCCACAGCGGCGCACCCGGTCGGCCCTCGCGGGAGTCGGCCCTGGCCGGGTGGGCGGCGGGGGCGTCGTCGTGCTCGGCGGCGATCCTGACCCGCTCGGCCCCGGCCTGCTCCTGCTCGGCGGCGGTCCGGGCACGTTCGGCCCGCAGCTCGGCCTGGCGGTCGCGGAGCCGCTCGGTGGCGGGAGCGGTGGCGGCGGCGAAGACGTCGACCAGGGCCGGCGCGTCCGGCTCGCCGACGGCGGCCAGCGCCTCGGCCAGGGCCTCGCCCAATTCGTCGGCCACCCCCAGCTCGTCCGCGGCGCCGGCACCGGAGCCGGTGCCGGCCAGCAGTGCGCGGTACCGGGTCAGCCAGGCGTCGAGTTGCTCGGCGGCCCGCCCCCGGGACTCGGCGAGCGACTCGGCCGCTTCCTGCTCCGCCGTCTCGGCCCCGTCCACCGCGGCCTGGGCCCGGTCCAGGTTCGACCGGGCCAGGTCCCTGGCCTGTTCGGCCTGCCGGTGCGCGGCCAGCGCGGCCCGGGCGGCGCGTACCGCCTCGGTGCGCTCGGCGGCGCGCAGGCCGGCGCGTTGGGCCAGGACCTCGGGCGCGGCGTCGGCCGCTGTCCACTCCGCGCCGGCGGCTGCGGCGTGGTCGGCGAGCTCGGCGGCGGTCCGGGACACCGTCGCCGCCAGCTCGGCCAGCAGGGCACCGGCCCGCTCCAGTTCGGCCCTGGCCCGTCCGGTGGCGGCGGCACGGCGACCGTGCTCGGCCTCGGCCTCCCGCGCGGTCTGCTCACAGGTGCGGACCAGCCGCTCCAGGTCGGCCAGTTGCTCGACGGCCTGGTAGGCGGCGCTGGACTTCAACTGTTCCAGCCGGGCCCGCAGCCCGGCCAGGCCGTTCTCGGCGAGCTCCAGCCGGGTGGCCGCGGACTCCTGCCGCTCCTCGGCGGCGGCGAGGCCGGACGTGGCCTCGGCGACGGCGGTCCGGCGGTCGGCGGAGGACTCCCGACGGCGGGTCAGGGCGTCCGCGGCCCAGCGGGCGTGGACCCGGAGGTACGTGGTGTAGCTGGCGAGGAAGGCCGTGGTGGCCTCGTCGGCCGCGGTCAGGCCCTCCAGGGTGCGCTGGACCGCCTCCATGTCGTCGAAGGAGCGGGCCGCCTCGGCGACCAGGTCGTCGTCGACCGGCCGCAGCCCGGCGCTGAGGGTGTCGGAGAGCTTGGCCGGGTCGAGGTTCTTCGCCAACTGCGGCCTGCGGAGCGTCAGGATCAGGGTCAGCAGCTGT
The Streptacidiphilus albus JL83 genome window above contains:
- a CDS encoding NADP-dependent oxidoreductase, with protein sequence MRAITQHAFGNPDVLEVAEVPKPVPIPSEVLVRVHAASINPVDTYVRSGAFPLLGEPPFILGWDISGVVEEVVPGVTRFGVGDEVFGMPFFPRAGSAFADYVAVPSRQLAMKPVNLTHIEAASVPLAGLTAWQALVDTAGVTEGDRVLIHGGAGGVGHFAIQIAKARCAHVTTTASSAKHEFVKDLGADEVIDYRTADFARRLRETGVDVVLDAVGGYGDASIAALRPGGRFITIVERTDRDLARRIEAAGRRFAGVTVEPDHTGLERLAALATNGALRPHIQQTFPLAESAEAHRLVESGRTVGKIVLTV
- a CDS encoding alpha/beta fold hydrolase codes for the protein MPGTAKVSQVTQRTQLTPVSVTVAGNGAGLVLAHGAGGSVEANYGPILDALTAGHTVVGIDYPGTGASPRSETPLDEDWLADQLVAAAVAEGLETFAVSGFSLGGPIAVRAAARHPERVTALILTATFAHADTRLALSARLWRDLHAAGDIYRLAQFLTLVGFSTQALAAIPEAQLGQALKDFAAAIPAGTPEHTELVERIDVRADLAGITVPTLVIVTANDALVDPSLQRELAAAIPTAKTVDIPTGHLPMAERPEHWQQLITDFLGSIEPIEPATKEN
- a CDS encoding aminoglycoside phosphotransferase family protein, which translates into the protein MTRTPEAFSRSTVEREGEGGAAWLAELPVIVEGLLGRWECVPDGEVMHGGVGLIVPVRRRAGGTAVLKVSFPHPGNAHEPDAFAAWGGRGAVLLLERDDERFAMLLERVQASTLAEVDDEDEVATVAGRINRRLAVHAPPNLPRLHERAAAWEEQLRKDAAELTHPLSRYAVDAAVATVRELGHIESDTLVHGDLHARNILRADREPWLAVDPKGYAGDPAYDGGTLLKSRALRLLEADDLRTAVRRTLDVFVEAAELDRECARRWAQFHAVQAAFGARRHGFRIARSGPRLDRLTEFVDRLATLLTERA
- a CDS encoding 3'-5' exonuclease, with translation MERSEELLNVVDVEATCWDGEPPVGAVNEIIEIGLTVVDLGTGERIGKHRILVRPARSAVSAFCTELTGLTQAEVDTGLDFDGACRLLAAEHRAGTRPWASWGDYDRHQFTRQCQATGTPYPFGHQHTNAKAVFARAHQLRKRPGMAQALRIAELPLEGRHHSGEDDAWNIAALILNLNAQGSWPGTPHP
- a CDS encoding TIGR02680 family protein, which encodes MSRYVPTRAGIVNLWDYRDEEFSFAGGWLVLRGPNGSGKTKALECLFPFVFDGRIDPKRLNPFAAEDRTMKSNLLFRGQDNAVGYVWLELRHRDTGDCVTVGIGLHAQRHRDQPVRWHFVARGRVGEDFSLFTDDDRPMTKKQLAAELDAAGAAEQLYDSAADYRAAIDHRLFGLGRERYEQLLTLILTLRRPQLAKNLDPAKLSDTLSAGLRPVDDDLVAEAARSFDDMEAVQRTLEGLTAADEATTAFLASYTTYLRVHARWAADALTRRRESSADRRTAVAEATSGLAAAEERQESAATRLELAENGLAGLRARLEQLKSSAAYQAVEQLADLERLVRTCEQTAREAEAEHGRRAAATGRARAELERAGALLAELAATVSRTAAELADHAAAAGAEWTAADAAPEVLAQRAGLRAAERTEAVRAARAALAAHRQAEQARDLARSNLDRAQAAVDGAETAEQEAAESLAESRGRAAEQLDAWLTRYRALLAGTGSGAGAADELGVADELGEALAEALAAVGEPDAPALVDVFAAATAPATERLRDRQAELRAERARTAAEQEQAGAERVRIAAEHDDAPAAHPARADSREGRPGAPLWQLVSFAPEVTDDQAAGVEAALEAAGLLDAWVDPQDRPPAAGASDACLRPGPAVDGPSLAELLLPEEDTEEDTGVPAARVTAILRSLATDGGQLAEASRPAVVTADGRYAQGAQQGAHRKPHAEYIGATARARRRAARLADCDARIATLADRLSGLDTEAADCADALAGFATARAALPRPAPVLAALAALGRADARLRATREAADAAQSSYDEAVAATGVTDRAVRRAAAEHRIDPERTDAVEAAVHRFRSAAAALAGQRREEDRQQDAVAAADTRMELAAEDQESAAGAERAARRRSAEESAKLDALREAVGADATEVLARVEEAEAARSGAEAEVAAARAAERTALTAASAAAERLTAARESRTVAVAEERATARELAPYAQRELLDVLKCPPGLNWPAQEADWAEEELPAAVRSVHDAILAATRELTPTENSLKQSTTRLTKALDELQSQLGAAGQDYRPEWDGADGVIVVRIADEQGPLPVGAFAARISAARRDQQQLLSDSEQRILEDALLTRLAQQIHDRTVDARDLIGRMNKEMRARRMSSGTTVGVAWHLADKLDEEQRAVCALLDADANRLGPDALGRMRALFATQIKNARARWRDRPYRELLAEVLDYRDWRQFVFQLVRPDGSEETLTRARHSRLSGGEQSVSLHLPLFAAAQAMLNSALPHAPRLLALDEAFAGVDDTGRGELLSLAAQFDLDLFMTGYDLWAAHRSVTAAAHYDLAHSPAEHTVSALLLVWDGSRLLADDAGELALALGSPGTRRVEAAG
- a CDS encoding TIGR02679 family protein, which codes for MSAGSRSLDELRGPEWRRLLAAARRRLERDGWSLDGTIGLTAPDEAERRAVIGVTGRYRPETAKRLTVGLADLDAALHTAYGRGLVAVLALLDGPLRDRPAERRTESGQRDELRAALARSRHAAEPWYAAWAESVDTDGTLTRLLRRGDGQLLGWAVAVLERLPSSELLPSEGRLPSRELLPLPVLAERATGDTKALIPGSPLAALVLRALALRAETEPPRDRVGQRLLWERFGAVADDLASQVLVLNVRAREDHVVAGWLDDAAGFGIPFRLTLQQLTFDPLTPTARDLYVCENPAVLRAAAAELEEDCAALVCTEGVPSAACRRLLDAAVRAGARLHVRADFDWAGLRIAGSLLDAPRSTHWRMSAADYRSALAEGAGAPLVGAPAASPWDPFLAEELAAQDSAVMEERLLPLLLADLTGPGRRASG